The following proteins are encoded in a genomic region of Thunnus maccoyii chromosome 8, fThuMac1.1, whole genome shotgun sequence:
- the LOC121901330 gene encoding LOW QUALITY PROTEIN: N-alpha-acetyltransferase 15, NatA auxiliary subunit-like (The sequence of the model RefSeq protein was modified relative to this genomic sequence to represent the inferred CDS: inserted 1 base in 1 codon), translating to MPTITLPPKENALFKRILRCYEHKQYRNGLKFCKQILGNPKFAEHGETLAMKGLTLNCLGKKEEAYELVRRGLRNDLKSHVCWHVYGLLQRSDKKYDEAIKCYRNALKWDKDNLQILRDLSLLQIQMRDLEGYRETRYQLLQLRPAQRASWIGYAVAYHLLEDFEMAAKIVEEFRKTQQTSPDKVDYEYSELLLYQNQVLREAGLYKEALDHLNNYEKQICDKLAVEETRGELLLKLERPEEALEVYRRLQERNPENWAYYQGLEKALKPGGIEERQKIYEEAWLKFPKGLVPRRLPLNFLTGEKFRECLDSYLRMNFSKGCPPVFTTLKSLYTDKDKVSIIEELVVGYETCLKSCRMFNENDDGKEEPPTTLLWVQYFLAQHFDFVGQPILALDYINAAIDSTPTLIELFLIKAKIYKHAGNIKEAARWMDEAQALDTADRFINSKCAKYMLKAGLIKEAEEMCSKFTREGTSAVENLNEMQCMWFQTECALAYKAMNKFGEALKKCHEIERHFVEITDDQFDFHTYCMRKMTLRSYVDLLKLEDVLRQHPFYYKAARTAIQIYLALHDKPLTDDNKESQADTENLTDKELKKLRNKQRRAQKKAQLEEEKKNAEKEKQLKNQKKKKEDDDEEIGGPKEELIPDKLAKPDSPLEEAVKFLIPLKNLVRNQIETHLLAFEIYFRKEKYLLMLQSIKRAVAIEPSNPWLHQCLVRFFKGVSESADLPEAVRTVLKQEISRLFGESNPQSYNKNYLSQHSNSIPHRLAAAKMMVYLEPPSDKMACEIATALDESLSGGSIQICTEVLEALRDGQLGEAQQKAAEAYRAACHKXLPLQLGFHASRLPRQQHQHQCQRRPVGRRARRHGKRNVSSEEEERGRGANTPPDALVHQHTRFPPNPPHLPPTLSPPPPLPGYGSCVSPLHCTDLDGLSAAGESEGSWHIEEDDAHLTFLNNKKRPCPQKNQQQINTVWRGERGFWEKWTLADGFCKHSLGFL from the exons GCTGGCACGTGTACGGCCTGCTGCAGCGCTCGGATAAAAAGTATGATGAGGCCATCAAGTGTTACCGCAACGCTCTGAAGTGGGACAAGGACAACCTGCAGATCCTCCGAGACCTCTCCCTGCTGCAGATCCAGATGAGAGACCTGGAGGGATACAGG GAGACTCGCTACCAACTGCTGCAGCTCCGTCCAGCCCAGCGGGCCTCATGGATCGGCTACGCTGTAGCCTATCACCTGCTGGAGGACTTCGAGATGGCCGCCAAGATCGTTGAGGAGTTCCGTAAAACGCAACAG aCGTCTCCAGACAAAGTGGACTACGAGTACAGTGAACTGCTGCTGTATCAGAACCAGGTTCTGAGGGAGGCCGGCCTGTATAAGGAGGCCCTCGATCACCTCAACAACTACGAGAAACAGATCTGTGATAAACTGGCTGTGGAGGAGACGAGAG gagaGCTGCTGCTAAAGCTGGAGAGGCCTGAGGAGGCTTTAGAGGTCTACAGGAGACTCCAGGAGAGGAACCCTGAGAACTGGGCCTACTACCAGGGCCTAGAAAAGGCCTTGAAGCCAG GTGGTATCGAGGAACGTCAGAAGATTTATGAGGAGGCCTGGTTGAAGTTTCCTAAAGGCCTAGTTCCTCGAAGGCTTCCTCTTAATTTCCTCACAG GGGAGAAGTTTCGTGAATGTCTGGACAGCTATCTGAGGATGAACTTCAGTAAGGGCTGCCCGCCCGTCTTCACTACCCTCAAATCCCTCTACACTGACAAAGACAAG GTTTCAATCATTGAAGAATTAGTAGTTGGCTATGAAACTTGTTTAAAAAGCTGTCGAATGTTTAATGAAAATG atgaTGGGAAGGAGGAGCCCCCCACCACCCTGTTGTGGGTACAGTATTTCCTGGCACAGCACTTTGACTTCGTAGGTCAGCCCATCCTCGCTCTGGACTACATCAACGCCGCCATCGATAGCACGCCCACGCTCATCGAGCTCTTCCTCATCAAGGCCAAGATCTACAAG CATGCAGGCAACATAAAGGAAGCAGCTCGGTGGATGGACGAGGCTCAGGCCCTGGACACCGCCGATCGCTTCATCAACTCCAAGTGCGCCAAGTACATGTTGAAGGCTGGCCTCATCAAAGAAGCAGAGGAGATGTGCTCCAAGTTCACACGG gAGGGGACGTCGGCAGTAGAGAACCTGAATGAGATGCAGTGCATGTGGTTCCAGACGGAGTGTGCCTTGGCCTACAAGGCTATGAACAAGTTTGGCGAGGCCCTGAAGAAGTGCCACGAGATTGAGAGG CATTTTGTGGAGATCACAGATGACCAGTTTGACTTCCACACCTACTGCATGAGGAAGATGACGTTGCGCTCCTATGTGGACCTGCTGAAGCTGGAGGACGTCCTGCGGCAGCATCCGTTCTACTACAAAGCAGCTCGAACCGCCATCCAGATCTACCTGGCCCTGCACGACAAACCTCTGACTGACGACAACAAGGAGAGCCAGGCAGACACCG AGAATCTGACAGACAAGGAGCTGAAGAAACTGCGCAACAAACAGCGAAGAGCCCAGAAGAAGGCACAGctagaggaggaaaagaagaacgcagagaaagagaagcagctgaaaaaccagaagaagaagaaagaggacgACGACGAGGAGATAGGAGGGCCAAAAGAGGAGCTAATACCAGATAAACTGGCCAAG CCGGACAGTCCTCTGGAGGAGGCGGTGAAGTTCCTGATCCCTCTGAAGAACCTGGTGCGGAACCAGATCGAGACTCACCTCCTGGCCTTCGAGATCTACTTCAGGAAAG AGAAGTACCTGTTGATGCTGCAGTCAATAAAGAGGGCTGTAGCCATCGAGCCTTCTAACCCATGGCTGCACCAGTGTCTAGTGCGCTTCTTTAAAGGAG tgagtgAGAGTGCGGACCTGCCGGAGGCGGTGAGGACGGTGTTGAAGCAGGAGATCTCCAGGCTGTTTGGGGAGAGCAACCCCCAGAGCTACAACAAGAACTACCTGAGCCAACACTCCAACTCCATCCCCCACAGACTGGCTG CTGCTAAGATGATGGTCTACCTGGAGCCTCCTTCTGATAAGATGGCCTGCGAGATAGCGACGGCCCTGGACGAGTCGCTGTCAGGAGGAAGCATCCAG atcTGTACCGAGGTGCTGGAGGCTCTGCGCGACGGGCAGCTGGGCGAGGCTCAGCAGAAGGCGGCCGAAGCTTACCGAGCCGCCTGCCATA ATCTACCCCTACAGCTTGGCTTTCATGCCTCCCGGTTACCAAGACAACAGCACCAACATCAGTGCCAACGGCGACCTGTCGGCAGGAGAGCACGACGACATGGCAAACGAAATGTGAGctcggaggaggaggaaagaggaagaggtgcGAACACGCCGCCAGACGCCTTAGTCCACCAACACACCCGTTTCCCCCCCAACCCACCCCACCTCCCACCcaccctctcccctccccctccactcCCGGGCTATGGCAGCTGTGTGTCGCCCCTGCATTGCACTGATCTGGATGGACTGAGCGCCGCAGGAGAGAGCGAAGGGAGCTGGCACATAGAGGAAGACGATGCccatttaacttttttaaacaataaaaaaaggcCCTGTCcacaaaaaaaccaacaacagatAAATACAGTATGGAGAGGCGAAAGAGGATTCTGGGAAAAGTGGACACTGGCTGATGGCTTCTGTAAACACAGTCTAGGTTTTCTATGA